The Polaribacter sp. Q13 sequence ACACTAAGTTTTAAACCTTTTTTGTAAAAGCTAAACTCTTTATCCATTTGATTTTTGTATCGATACACATATCCTATATCAAAATGAATAGAAGCAAAACGCTCAGTATCATTAGTATTTTCAAATATATCTTTTGCTTCATTAAAATACCTAAGACATGTACTTAAATTACCTCTATTTTTTTCTATAAACCCTAATTTAAATAAAGTTCTACCTTCCATAGTACTATTACTACCCTTAGCTAAAAGTAAAGCTTCCTTGAAGAAATATTCTGACTTAGTAACATTTTTAGAATAAAAATACTCTCCACATTCATATAAAAACTGAACTTTATCCTTATTCGTTTTTATAGATTTTACAATTTCTTTTTTTGAAATAAAAATAGAATCTAAATTCTGAGAGTTTGTTTTTAAACTAAAAAAGAATAAAAAAGTAAATATGACTTTGTAATACATTTATTATATCTTTATTATGTACGTCCTTAAAAATATTAGATATCAATTTATAAAAACGAAAGCAAAATACACTAACTAATGTTAATAAAAAACTCAATCTTTAGTATTTTTAAAAACAATAAGAAGTCTTTTCTCATCTGTAGTAAAATAAAATCTATCTTCTAAAGAATATTCTGCTGTTTTGATATTCGAAGCACACAAAATCCTCTCCTATAAAACCAATATAGATAACCACAAAACACTTGTTTTAAAAAATTATCATAATCACAAAAATACTACTACAAAAAACATTTAATTTTAACATACATTAACAAAACAATATGATTATTGTCATATTGCTAAATATAGTTTTATCGTAAATTTGTAACATAAAACAAAAAGTATATGAGAAACAGCTAAATATAACATTTGAATTAATTAATATAAAAAAGCAGGAATATGATTCCTGCTTTTTTTATGATTATTAAACCCAATCCTTAGGATTCTTTAAAACATTTAAAAGTCTTTCTTCTTCAGAATTTTCATCGGGTTGGTGATTGTATTTCCATTGTACAATTGGTGGCAAACTCATTAGAATACTTTCTATTCTTCCATTTGTTTTTAAACCAAAAAGAGTTCCTCTGTCGTGTACTAAATTAAATTCTACATAGCGACCTCTACGCACTTCTTGCCAATCTTTTTGTGCTCTTGTAAAAGCTATATCTTTTCTTTTTTCTACAATTGGTACATAACTGTCTAAGAAACTATTTCCTACTTCTGTTACAAAGTTGAATCTATCTTCTATAGAAAACTCTGCTGTTTCTTTTTGATAATCAAAAAATAAACCCCCAATTCCACGGGCTTCATTTCTGTGAGCATTCCAAAAATATTCATCACAAACTTTTTTAAACTTCGGATAAAAACCTAAATCATGTTTGTCACATGCGTTTTTACAAACCTGATGAAAATGTGTAGCATCTTCGTCAAATAAATAATAGGGAGTTAAATCTTGTCCGCCTCCAAACCATTGGGTTACGATGTTCCCTGCATCATCGTACATTTCAAAATAACGCCAATTTGCATGCACCGTTGGTACAAAAGGATTTATTGGATGCAATACCAAACTTAAACCACAAGCAAAAAAGTTTCCTTCTTTTACTTTAAACTGGTTTCTTAACGCTTCTGGTAACTCTCCATGAACTGCCGAAATATTAACACCTCCTTTTTCAAAAACCGATCCATTTTCTATAACACGTGTTCTACCTCCACCGCCTTCTTCTCTTTCCCAAAGATCTTCTTTAAATTTAGCACCACCATCTATTGCGGCTAATTTAGAAGTAATTTGATCTTGTAAGTTTTCTATGTATTTATAAAATTGATCTTTCATTTAATTGCAATTTTAGTCATATTCATTGTTTTAGTGGTTAGCAATAGCGTTTCTAGTACAGCTAAAAAGCAGTAATAAAAAAACCCAAAACTAATAGCTGTATGAGGTCTTTCTACAAATTCTCCACTTGCTGATAAAGTATCAAAATACCCCGACGATTTTAAAAATTCTTGTGTTAGTCCTAATTCTCCAAAAACACCATCTGAAAAGAGAGTAATAATGATAAGTACAATATATAAAATTGCTGCCAAAACAGAAAATAGTACAGCTCTTACTCTAATTTCCAGACTCACATCTGAAAACGCAAAGCGCATTCTATTTAGGACAACTAGTAAGTATAATAGTATGATATCATTATTTTCCATTGTTGAAGAAAATCCCCAAGCAAATAAACCATAAATTGGAATTAAAATAAACAAAGAAATCTTTTTAGGCATCACTGCCATAAATACTCCAGAATGTACCATAACAAACTCAAAAGCCATTAAAATAGCCATTGAAGAAATTTTAGAAACATCTGAAACTTCTGGCTGAAACCAAATAACAGAAAATTGGTACGCTATAATAAGTTTCATTATTATGCCTGCATACTCAAAAGGTTTATCGTATTTTTTTAAAAGATTCACTTACTATTTTCTGAATTTAATAACGCTACGGTTTTTACAGATGCCGCTGTTACAGAAAGTGGAAAAACTAGAATAATTCCTAAAACAGGAATTAACAAACACAGCATAAAAACAATTCCATTTCCAATAGCAAAACCTTTCTTTTTTCCAACAAAATTAACACTGTCTTTATAATTAAAATGTCTTTCTAAGGTATAATCCATATTACCAAAACCTGCGTAATAAGCTTGTACCAAAAATAATAAAGCGGTAAAACCGAATCCTATAATAGGTATAAAACTTAATAATAACAACGGAATTGTTAACAATAATTCTTTACCAATGTTTCTAAAACTAATTCTAATTCCTCTTACTAATTGTTCTTGAAAAGTAGTTTCTCTGTGATTGTGTTTTAAATCTCCATTGATATGGATTTCTATTTTTTCTGAAACAGGACTCATAAACGGCGCTGATAAAGCCATTACAATATGTTTGTACAATAAAAACCCAATAACCAAAACAAAGAGCCCTCCGATTACAGAGGTTATGGTTGTAAATGTTTCTTTTCCCCAATCCCAAATCCAAATTTTAGATATAAAGTGCCCAATATTATCTGACAAACCGTAGGACGTAAAACCTATAATTGTTGCTGTTACTAGACTTATAATTATTGGAATGGAAAAATATTTCCAGAGTTTTAGTTTAGAGATTAAACTAAAAGCACCAACGTAGGCTTTTATTCCTGAAAGTATATTTTTAATCATTTGCGTTGGCTTGCGTTAGCGATTGAAGTGGCATCCTTTTTGCTTTTCGCAAAAAGATACAATATTTCGACTGCGCTCAATATAAACTTCAAGCGCGACCACACTTTTTTGTGTGGTAACGCCCAAATTATTTTTCTATGAAGCTTTATATTCTTTTACCGCATCTATAAATGCTTTTGCATTTTCTAACGGAATATTTGGTAAAATACCATGACCAAGGTTTACAACTAATCTGTCTTTACCAAACTCATTAATCATTTCATGCACCATTTTTTTGATGACTGCCGGAGGAGAAAATAATCTTGTAGGATCGAAATTACCTTGTAACGTAATTTTTCCTCCTGATAAATAACGAGCATTTCTAGCAGAACATGTCCAATCTACACCCAACGCAGCAGCGCCCGATTTAGACATTTCATTTAACGCAAACCAACAACCTTTACCAAAAGCAATTACCGGAGTACTCTCTTTTAAAGCATCGATTATTTGCTGCATATATTGCCAAGAAAATTCTTGATAATCTACCGGAGACAACATTCCTCCCCAAGAATCAAAAACCTGAACAGCATCTACTCCTGCTTCAACTTTTGCTTTTAAGTATGCAATGGTTGTATCTGTAATTTTTTGCAATAAAGAATGTGCTACCACAGGGTTTGTAAAACATAATTCTTTTGCTTTATCGAAGTTTTTAGAACCTTGTCCTTGAACACAATAACAAAGAATTGTCCAAGGTGAACCTGCAAAACCAATTAATGGCACTTCATCATTTAGCTTTTCTTTGGTTGCTTTAATAGCTTCCATTACGTAGCCTAAAGTATCTTGAATATCTGGAACAATTACTGAATCTAAATCTTTTTGAGTACGAATAGGATTTGGTAAATAAGGTCCGAAATCTGGTTTCATTTCCACATGAATATTCATTGCTTGTGGAATTACCAAAATATCTGAAAACAAAATTGCAGCGTCCATTCCGAATCTACGAATTGGTTGCACCGTTATTTCTGATGCTAACTCTGGAGTTTGACAACGTGTAAAGAAATCATACTTTTTCTTGATTTCTTGAAATTCTGGTAAATATCTTCCTGCCTGACGCATCATCCAAACGGGCGGACGGTCTACAGTTTCTCCTTTTAAGGCTCTTAAAAATAAATCGTTTTTTATCATTATGTAGCTTTTTGCTATTCGCTATTCGCTTTTAGCTTTTGGCTTTGGCTTTTAGCTATTTTTGATTGTGTTAAACGCCATTGTGAATGTAATGAAGCAATCTAGAGTTATAAACAACAGATTAATTCGACTTTCTTCTTGGTAATGACGGTTTTTTTATTTCATTTTAGATACAGCTAACATTCCTGCATCAATTGCTTTACTAATTTTTTTAATATCCTTGTCTGATAAAGCTGATGATAAAAACCATGCTTCAAACTGACTTGGCGGTAAGAAAACTCCGTTTTTGATCATTTCCCAAAAGAAAACAGCAAATTGATCTGTATGAGATAATTGTGCCTCTACAAAGTTAGTCACCTCGCTATTTACAAAGAAAGGGCTTAACATAGAACCAAACCTATTTACTGTTAAAGGAACATTGTACTTTTTAGCTGTTTCTAATAAAATTACTTCTAGTATACTACCAATTTCTTCAAATTGTTTATATGGATTTTGCTTTTTTAACTCTGTTAAAGTTGCAATTCCGCCTGCCATTGCAATTGGATTTCCAGACAAAGTTCCTGCCTGATACATTCCGCCTAAAGGTGCAACTTCTTGCATAATTTCTTCTCTTGCTCCATATGCTCCTACAGGGAAACCTCCACCGATAACTTTACCTAAACAGGTAATATCTGCTTCTACACCCAATAATTCTTGCGCTCCACCAAATTTAGAACGGAAACCTGTCATTACCTCATCAACAATTAATAATGCTCCTTTAGATTCTAAGTATTTTTTTAATTCTACTAAGAAATTATCTTCAGGAACCACAACACCCATATTGCCCGCAATTGGTTCAATAATTACACCGGCAATATTATCGTCATTTTCAAAGTGTTTTTTTACACTATCTAAATCATTATAATTAGAAATTAAGGTGTTTTTTACAGCGCCTTCTGGCACTCCTTTAGAGCCAGGTAAACTTAAAGTAATTAAACCAGAACCTGCCGCAACCAATAAAGCATCTTGATGCCCATGATAACAACCTGCAAATTTTATAATTTTATCTTTTCCGGTAAATGCTCTTGCCAAACGGATTCCGCTTAAAACAGCTTCGGTACCAGAATTTACAAAACGAACCTTATCCATTCCTGGAAAAGCATCACAAACTATTTTTGCTAATTTGATTTCGTTTTCTGTTGATGCTCCAAAAGAATATCCTTTTTTCAAAGCTTTTTCAACTGCTTTTTGCACTTTCTTATGTCTGTGACCTAAAATCATTGGTCCGTAAGAAAGTACTAAATCTACATATTTATTACCATCTACATCTGTGATTTTACTCCCTTTTGCTTTTTTAATAAACAACGGATTACCACCTACAGATGAAAATGCTCTTACTGGAGAATTTACCGCTCCAACAAGATGTTTTAATCCTTTATTATATAATTTCTCTGATTTCTTGAATTCCATGTTTTTTGGCTTTTGGCTTTTGGCTTTTGGCTTTTGGCTTTTGGCTTTTGGCTATTCGCAAAATGCTAACAGCTAAAACCGAAAGGCTATTTTTTTAATAATACTCTCGCTGCTTCTTTTGCAAAATACGTAATAATAATGTCTGCTCCTGCTCTTTTCATAGACAGTAAACTTTCCATCATTACTCTTTCGCCATCAATCCAACCTTTTTCTGCAGCAGCTTTTACCATTGCATATTCTCCACTTACATTATAACATGCTATCGGACGATCGAAACTGTTTTTTAAATCTCTAATGATGTCTAAGTATGATAATGCAGGTTTCACCATTAAAATATCAGCTCCTTCTTGATCATCAAAAGTAGCTTCTCGCATTCCTTCATCTCTGTTAGATGGATCCATTTGATAGGTTCTTCTATCTCCAAAAGTAGGTGCAGAATCTGCTGCATCTCTAAAAGGTCCGTAAAAAGCAGATGCATATTTTACAGAATATGCCATAATTGGTAAGTTTACAAAACCTGTATTGTCTAAAGACTGACGAATCATATCAATCGTTCCATCCATCATACCAGATGGTGCAACCATATCTACACCTGCTTTTGCATGCGAAATAACTTGTTTGGCAATATTGACTAACGTAGCATCATTGTCTACATCATTATCATGTATAATTCCACAATGACCGTGAGAAGTATATTCGCAAAAACAAACATCTGTAATTACATATAAGCTTGGGTAATTTTTCTTGATAAAACGAATTGCTTGTTGCATAATTCCGTTATCATTCCAAGTTTCAGTTCCTTCATCATCTTTTGTAGATGGAATTCCGAATAACAAAACAGCAGGAATATTTAATTCAACTACTTCGTCTAATTCTTTAGAAATCCGATCTAAAGAAAAACGTTTGATTCCTGGCATAGAAACAATTTCTGTTTCTATATTTTCTCCTTCTTCAATAAAAAGTGGATAGATAAAATCATCTACAGATAATTTAGTTTCTCTAACTAATCTTCTAATTCCTTCTGATTTTCTTAATCTTCTTGTACGAAACATTCCTCTATTTTTTCTCCTTCAAGATTTCAAAAAACCTTTCAGGATGTTTGTAAACTTGTTATTGGCGTTAAGAGTTTCCTCCGTTCTAATATCTTCGGATATTCTTAACCTTTTTTCTTTTTCGAAAAAAGATACAATGAAAGCCTGTTAAAACGTCCAAATAATTATCTTGAGTAATACAAATTCACCAATTCTAGAACACTATCTACACTAGGTAAGTTTGCAACTTCAACTTTATCAAAATATTTTCTAGCTTCTTTTGCTGTTGTTTCTCCAATACAGAACGCAACCCTATCCTGATTATTTTCTTCTAAATAACTTTCTATACCAGACGGACTATAAAATAAAACGCCAGAAACTTCATCATCTATTTTTTCTGAACTTAACATCGTTTTATAAACCTCAACTTCATTTACAGTAATATCACGTGCTTGTAAAGAAGCTGGTAAAACATCTAATCTTACATTACTACAAAAATAAGTTACATTTTTAGTTTCTAATTCAGCCGCTAAATATTCTGCCAATTTCTGAGCATTTTTAGCAGCATGAGCAACTTTACCAATTCTATTTTCAATTAGTTTTTTTGTTCTTCTACCAACACAATAGATATTCTTAAAATTCATTTCATCTCTTGTGAAAGAATTTAAAAGCGCTTCTACTCCATTCTGACTCGTGATAACAACGTTTTCAATTTCGTTTTTCATCACCTTTGGTGGAATTCTATTAAAACGAATTTTAATAAAATCGCTGTCTTTTATACCAATTGTATCCGATAAAATTTCTTTCTGTAGTTCCGATAATTTTTTAGTAGAATAGATATTTTGTAATGGTGCAACAGCTTCTTCGGCATCTTCTGCCATTAACTCTTTTCCACCTTTATTAATTACATAATCAGCACAATCTTTAGCCAAATAACGATGGCTTCCTAATTTTGCATTTTTAGTAACCGTAATTTTTTTAGTACCGTCTTTTTTTAATAAAACACCTTTAAAAACAACCTCTTCAGTTCTTGCATCTACATAAGCCAAAGCGCCTATTGGTGCAGAACAACCTCCTTCTAAAAGTTTTAAAAACTCTCTTTCTACTCCAACACAAACCTTGGTTTCGTAGTGGTTTAATTGCTCACAAGCATCTTTTACAAAATCGTCTTTTTCTAAACAAGCAACCATAATTGCTCCTTGTGCGGGTGCAGGAATCATCCATGTTAACGGAATTGCTTCTGCATCTCTTAAGCCTAATCTTTCTAATCCTGCGGCAGCAAAAATGGCTCCGTTCCAAGTTTCACTATTCTCTAATTTTTCTAAACGAGTATTTACATTTCCACGTAAATCTTCTACTTTATGCGTTGGATAACGGTCTAACCACATTGCTTTTCTACGTAGACTTCCTGTTGCAATAACGCCATTTGGTTGCCCAAAAAACTCTTCGTTATCTTTTAAAACCAACAAATCTATATAATCTGCACGTTTTAAAACAGCAGCTTGTATAATTCCTTCAGGTAAAACAGTAGGAACATCTTTTAAAGAATGTACAGCAATATCAATATCACCATTTAACATGGCAACATCTAAATTTTTAGTAAAAACACCGGTAATACCTAATTCATATAAAGGTTTGTCTAAAACAATATCCCCCAAAGATTTTATTGGTACTAACTCTGACTCATAGCCTAATTCCGTTAATTCTTTACGTACTTTATTAGCTTGCCAAAGAGCCAATTGGCTATCGCGAGTTCCTATTCTTATTATTTTCTGCATGGAGTTTTTTATTAAGATTTAAAAACCTTATTAATTACTTGGAGGCTTTGCGAAACAGATGTTTCTTCATCTTTTAAATGTTTCACAAATTGGGTAGTTATTTTTTGAATAAAACGTGACGTTAAAATTTCGGCTTGATTTTCATCAAAACCTGCAATTTTTTTCTTCTGAAAATTAATTTCGTCGCTTGTAATATTTTCTAATGATTTCTTTAAAGCAGCAATGGCAGGTGTAAATCTTCTATGATTTAACCATTCATTAAACTCTGCTTTATGCGTTTCTATAATTGCTTCTGCATACGGCACTTCTTGTTGACGAACCGCTAAAGTTTCATCTGTAATTTTAGAAAGCTCATCTACATTTACTAAAGAAATACCTTCTAAATACGTAACTTCTTTTGCTACATTTTCTGGCATTGATAAATCTAAAATAAGTAACTCTTTATTTTTAGAAATGTGTTCTTTGGTAATCGTAGGCTTATCTGCACCGGTAGAAACAATTAAAACATCTGCTTTTTCTATTTCTTCTGATAAATTCTCTATCAAAGACTTTCTAATAGCCGCATGTTCTTTTACAAATTCAGCAGCTTTTTCTTCAGTTCTATTGATTAAACAAATTTGTTTATTTTTAGTATATTCTGCTAAATTTTTACACGTATGTTTCCCCATTTTACCCAAACCAAAAACTAAAATATTTTTAGAATTATAATCGGGTAAATTTTTAATGATATACTGCACAGCCGCATAAGAAACAGAAGTAGTACCAGAACTTAATCTTGTTTCGTTCTTTACGCGTTTACTTGCCTGTAAAACACTATTTATTAATCTTTCTATGTATGCGTTTGTTGTATTGTTTTTTTGAGCTAATTTAAAAGATTGCCTTAATTGACCTACAATTTCGTAGTCTCCCAAAATCTGACTTTCTAATCCGGTACCAATTCTAAATAATTGCTGTATGGCTTCTTGGTTTTTATAAACATTAGAAACTTTTGCAAATTCTTGAATGGTTCCTTCAGAAAATTCACACAATAATTCTATTAATTGACAAGGTCTTTCTGCAAAACCACTAATCTCGGTTCTATTACAAGTAGATATAATAAAGATCCCTTTATAGCCTCTCTCTTTAGAAAGTTGTAACAACGAGGTTTGATTTTCTTTGGATAAAGAAAATTTTCCGCGCGTTTTAGCATCCGCCTTTTTGTAACTAACGCCAATATTATAAAAGTGCTCTTGCCTGTGCTCTTGCATATAATTCTTAAAGTTGGACAAAAGTATAAACTTCAATTAGAAAAAAATGTCGCTTAAAGGACTTTTTATAACGTTATATGTTTTTTACTTCATTTTTATTTATAAAACATCTGAAAAGCATTACTTTTGCTAAAGAATTGAGTTTTTGCTTATTTTTATATAGAATCATTCTAAATAAAATAATTGAAACTAAAAAGATAACTTATGTTCAAAAATGTCGGAGAAAGTACTTTTGAAGAAATTACTTTAGAAAAAGGTTTTTATGTGCTTCATTTTCAGAACGAAAGTAATAAAATTGAAAGTTTTGAACGCAAAATTAATAACGCTTTTATACAGATTCATTTTTGTTTAAGAGGAAAATCTAAATTTTTATTTAATAATGGCACGTATTCGTTTGATGTATTAGACAATAGAGCCATTTTATTATACAATCCGCAAGGTGTTTTACCTATCAACTTAGAAATTCAACCTAAAACCACCTTGGTTTCACTATTAATTTCTATTGAAAAATTTCACGCTTTATTCTCTAAAGAATCCGGTTACATTCCTTTTTTAAGTGATGAGAATAGTAACAAAAAATATTATGATGATACAGAAATAAAACATTCTGTATCAATTGTACTACAACAAATTATCAATTCTAAAACAAACAGTTCTATTAGAGACTTGTATGTTAGAGGAAAAGTATATGAACTATTAAGTCTTCATTTTCAAAAAGAAGAAAATCCTGAAGGTGAATTTTGTCCCTTTTTAGTTGATGAACAAAACGTCTTAAAAATTAGAAACGCCAAAGAAATTATTATTGCTAGAATGGCAGAACCACCAAGTTTACAAGAATTAGCAAACGAAATTGGTTTAAATATTAAAAAATTAAAAGAAGGGTTTAAACAAATTTATGGAGATACGGTTTATAGTTTTCTGCTAGATTATAAAATGGAATATGCTAGAAAATTATTAGAAAGCAATCAATTTAATGTAAATGAAGTTGGTGTAAAAGTAGGTTACAGTACATCGAGTCATTTTATTGCGGCTTTTAAAAAGAAATTTGGCACAACCCCAAAGAAACATACACAAAGTATAAACCAATCCTAACCTTAGCCCATCTTAAACTTCCTAAAGGGAAGAAACTGTTAAGGAAATAGAATGGTAAAAAGAGCACTAAAAGTATTTTTAATTTTAGTTTGAAGAAAATTTATAATAAAAGAAGAAGTAATTAAGTATGAGTTTTCCCCTGAGGAAAATAAAAGAAGCTAATGGAACAACTAACACATTACGACATAGAAAACAATCAAAAGCAATTTCCTATAACAATTGTTTGCGATGCAATTAGAACCCCAGAAAACATAGGAATGTGTTTTCGAATTTCTGAAAGTTTTGGTGTACAAAAAATTTATTTTCATGAGAACTCACCTTCTACAGAAAACAGAATTGTAAAAAAGACGGCAAGAAATACGGTAAATCAAATAGAACATGAAGTTTACAACGATTTTGACAAACTTATAACTGATTTAAAACAAGACGGAAATACCATTATTGGAATAGAAATTACTGATAAAAGTATCGATATTCAAGATTTTAATTTTAAAAATTCTGAAAAAATCGTTTTACTTTTGGGAAGTGAAAGAAATGGTATTGAAAACATTAATTTAGTGGATGCAACGGTAGCAATACCTATGTATGGAAGAAATTCTAGCATGAATGTTATACATAGTTTGGCAATTACGCTGTATGAAGTAACCAATCAGTTGGCAGTAAGCAGTAAGCAGTAAGCAGTAAGCAAAAAAATGAAATTAGATAGAACTGGCATCGTTTTATATACGATTAATTATAAATCTTGTATAAATTTTTATGAGAACATCTTAAATTTGCAAAAAATGTTTGAAGGTGAAAATTTGACTTGTTTTGAGTTTGGAAATGCTTATCTAATGATAGAGTTAGATGATGAATACAAAGGCATTGAAACAAAAAATGAAAGATTTAAAACATGTTTAAGATTAAATGTATCTAACGTAAAAGAGGTTGCAGATAATTTAATTTTAAATAATATAAAAGTAGATTATAAAGAACATTCTTGGGGAACCATAGCCAAATTTCAAGATCCGGATGGGAATTTATGTGCTTTTAAGGATAGCGAAAAATTTGAAAAACAAATTACTGAATACACATTAACAAAACCATAAATTCTGAAACCAATTCAGAATAACAAAAAATAATTAAATTAACAAAAGTCCATTTTTTCAACCTTAAAAACTTTGAAACTTTGAAACTTTGAAACTTTTTTAAATGAAAGGAATATTACTAAACAATTTAGGATCTCCAGATTCTACAGACACCAAAGATGTAAAAAAATATTTAGGTGAATTTTTAATGGATGAACGTGTAATTGACATTCCGTATTGGAAACGTTGGCTACTTATAAACGGAATCATCTTAAATACACGTCCTAAAAAGTCTGGTGCCGCTTACAAAAAAATTTGGTGGAAAGAAGGTTCTCCCCTAGTTGTAATATCTCAAAGATTTACAGATAAACTTGTAAAAAAGGTAGACTTACCTGTTGCTTTAGCAATGCGTTACGGTTCTATGACTATGGAAAACGGAATAAAAGAATTGGTAGATAAAGGTGTTACAGAAATATTTTTAGCGCCCTTATATCCGCATTACGCAATGTCATCTTACGAGACTGTAGTTGTAAAAGCAGAACAAATTATCGCTAAGAAATATCCACAAGTAAAATTAGACGTTTTACCAGCATTTTATAACGAGCCAGATTATATAAAA is a genomic window containing:
- the hemF gene encoding oxygen-dependent coproporphyrinogen oxidase, encoding MKDQFYKYIENLQDQITSKLAAIDGGAKFKEDLWEREEGGGGRTRVIENGSVFEKGGVNISAVHGELPEALRNQFKVKEGNFFACGLSLVLHPINPFVPTVHANWRYFEMYDDAGNIVTQWFGGGQDLTPYYLFDEDATHFHQVCKNACDKHDLGFYPKFKKVCDEYFWNAHRNEARGIGGLFFDYQKETAEFSIEDRFNFVTEVGNSFLDSYVPIVEKRKDIAFTRAQKDWQEVRRGRYVEFNLVHDRGTLFGLKTNGRIESILMSLPPIVQWKYNHQPDENSEEERLLNVLKNPKDWV
- a CDS encoding EI24 domain-containing protein, with product MIKNILSGIKAYVGAFSLISKLKLWKYFSIPIIISLVTATIIGFTSYGLSDNIGHFISKIWIWDWGKETFTTITSVIGGLFVLVIGFLLYKHIVMALSAPFMSPVSEKIEIHINGDLKHNHRETTFQEQLVRGIRISFRNIGKELLLTIPLLLLSFIPIIGFGFTALLFLVQAYYAGFGNMDYTLERHFNYKDSVNFVGKKKGFAIGNGIVFMLCLLIPVLGIILVFPLSVTAASVKTVALLNSENSK
- the hemE gene encoding uroporphyrinogen decarboxylase, producing MIKNDLFLRALKGETVDRPPVWMMRQAGRYLPEFQEIKKKYDFFTRCQTPELASEITVQPIRRFGMDAAILFSDILVIPQAMNIHVEMKPDFGPYLPNPIRTQKDLDSVIVPDIQDTLGYVMEAIKATKEKLNDEVPLIGFAGSPWTILCYCVQGQGSKNFDKAKELCFTNPVVAHSLLQKITDTTIAYLKAKVEAGVDAVQVFDSWGGMLSPVDYQEFSWQYMQQIIDALKESTPVIAFGKGCWFALNEMSKSGAAALGVDWTCSARNARYLSGGKITLQGNFDPTRLFSPPAVIKKMVHEMINEFGKDRLVVNLGHGILPNIPLENAKAFIDAVKEYKAS
- the hemL gene encoding glutamate-1-semialdehyde 2,1-aminomutase, translated to MEFKKSEKLYNKGLKHLVGAVNSPVRAFSSVGGNPLFIKKAKGSKITDVDGNKYVDLVLSYGPMILGHRHKKVQKAVEKALKKGYSFGASTENEIKLAKIVCDAFPGMDKVRFVNSGTEAVLSGIRLARAFTGKDKIIKFAGCYHGHQDALLVAAGSGLITLSLPGSKGVPEGAVKNTLISNYNDLDSVKKHFENDDNIAGVIIEPIAGNMGVVVPEDNFLVELKKYLESKGALLIVDEVMTGFRSKFGGAQELLGVEADITCLGKVIGGGFPVGAYGAREEIMQEVAPLGGMYQAGTLSGNPIAMAGGIATLTELKKQNPYKQFEEIGSILEVILLETAKKYNVPLTVNRFGSMLSPFFVNSEVTNFVEAQLSHTDQFAVFFWEMIKNGVFLPPSQFEAWFLSSALSDKDIKKISKAIDAGMLAVSKMK
- the hemB gene encoding porphobilinogen synthase, with translation MFRTRRLRKSEGIRRLVRETKLSVDDFIYPLFIEEGENIETEIVSMPGIKRFSLDRISKELDEVVELNIPAVLLFGIPSTKDDEGTETWNDNGIMQQAIRFIKKNYPSLYVITDVCFCEYTSHGHCGIIHDNDVDNDATLVNIAKQVISHAKAGVDMVAPSGMMDGTIDMIRQSLDNTGFVNLPIMAYSVKYASAFYGPFRDAADSAPTFGDRRTYQMDPSNRDEGMREATFDDQEGADILMVKPALSYLDIIRDLKNSFDRPIACYNVSGEYAMVKAAAEKGWIDGERVMMESLLSMKRAGADIIITYFAKEAARVLLKK
- the hemC gene encoding hydroxymethylbilane synthase, with the translated sequence MQKIIRIGTRDSQLALWQANKVRKELTELGYESELVPIKSLGDIVLDKPLYELGITGVFTKNLDVAMLNGDIDIAVHSLKDVPTVLPEGIIQAAVLKRADYIDLLVLKDNEEFFGQPNGVIATGSLRRKAMWLDRYPTHKVEDLRGNVNTRLEKLENSETWNGAIFAAAGLERLGLRDAEAIPLTWMIPAPAQGAIMVACLEKDDFVKDACEQLNHYETKVCVGVEREFLKLLEGGCSAPIGALAYVDARTEEVVFKGVLLKKDGTKKITVTKNAKLGSHRYLAKDCADYVINKGGKELMAEDAEEAVAPLQNIYSTKKLSELQKEILSDTIGIKDSDFIKIRFNRIPPKVMKNEIENVVITSQNGVEALLNSFTRDEMNFKNIYCVGRRTKKLIENRIGKVAHAAKNAQKLAEYLAAELETKNVTYFCSNVRLDVLPASLQARDITVNEVEVYKTMLSSEKIDDEVSGVLFYSPSGIESYLEENNQDRVAFCIGETTAKEARKYFDKVEVANLPSVDSVLELVNLYYSR
- the hemA gene encoding glutamyl-tRNA reductase is translated as MQEHRQEHFYNIGVSYKKADAKTRGKFSLSKENQTSLLQLSKERGYKGIFIISTCNRTEISGFAERPCQLIELLCEFSEGTIQEFAKVSNVYKNQEAIQQLFRIGTGLESQILGDYEIVGQLRQSFKLAQKNNTTNAYIERLINSVLQASKRVKNETRLSSGTTSVSYAAVQYIIKNLPDYNSKNILVFGLGKMGKHTCKNLAEYTKNKQICLINRTEEKAAEFVKEHAAIRKSLIENLSEEIEKADVLIVSTGADKPTITKEHISKNKELLILDLSMPENVAKEVTYLEGISLVNVDELSKITDETLAVRQQEVPYAEAIIETHKAEFNEWLNHRRFTPAIAALKKSLENITSDEINFQKKKIAGFDENQAEILTSRFIQKITTQFVKHLKDEETSVSQSLQVINKVFKS
- a CDS encoding helix-turn-helix transcriptional regulator encodes the protein MFKNVGESTFEEITLEKGFYVLHFQNESNKIESFERKINNAFIQIHFCLRGKSKFLFNNGTYSFDVLDNRAILLYNPQGVLPINLEIQPKTTLVSLLISIEKFHALFSKESGYIPFLSDENSNKKYYDDTEIKHSVSIVLQQIINSKTNSSIRDLYVRGKVYELLSLHFQKEENPEGEFCPFLVDEQNVLKIRNAKEIIIARMAEPPSLQELANEIGLNIKKLKEGFKQIYGDTVYSFLLDYKMEYARKLLESNQFNVNEVGVKVGYSTSSHFIAAFKKKFGTTPKKHTQSINQS